CACCAACTGCACTTCGTGGAGGTATTTTTCTTTTTCCTCCTCGGTGTCGCCATCATTGTCAAATACAAAATCGAGAATCCCGATAGTGTAAACAGATTTTAGTTCAAAATCCCACTCAGATTTTGGAGCTTGCTCTCTTATTGGAAAAGTAGAATAGAAAACACTTCGGTCTTTGAAAAATTTTTGTTTTGCCTTTTGAAGTTCTACAATAAATTTTTCTCCTTTTTCGTTCTCACAATAGATATCAAAAATGGCTTTTCTGTCAATTTGGGTAGAATCCAAATGTTCAGTCTTCATATAATTCAGTTCCACTATTCGTCCTTCGTTTTCCTTCAATAATTCATTCAGAAAATCCAATAACAAATCTTTGTTTGGCTCTTCACCAAACAATCTCTTGAAACCAAAATCGGTAAATGGATTGATGAATTTTTCTTGAAAACCAGACATTTTTTGAAATCTAATTGTTGTTTATTGTTCTCTATAAGAATGTTTTACAAAATTACTCTTAATTAAGAACTTTTCCAAAATGTTTTTAAAACAAAAAAAAGCAAGGTCTCTTCATAAAAAAAACCTTGCTTTTACGCTTTCTCCAATAAAATATTATTGTTTTAATGCAATCTCTTTCACTTGAAGAATTTCTTTAGA
The sequence above is a segment of the Flavobacteriales bacterium genome. Coding sequences within it:
- a CDS encoding Rpn family recombination-promoting nuclease/putative transposase → MSGFQEKFINPFTDFGFKRLFGEEPNKDLLLDFLNELLKENEGRIVELNYMKTEHLDSTQIDRKAIFDIYCENEKGEKFIVELQKAKQKFFKDRSVFYSTFPIREQAPKSEWDFELKSVYTIGILDFVFDNDGDTEEEKEKYLHEVQLV